CTCTGCCTGTGGATGTGGCTAGAGCGATCCTGACGGCCCTATCCTTCAGAAATCCAAGTGTCTCTGCTACATGATCTTTTATATCAATTCCATGTTCTGCAACGTATTCATCGAACAGATCCATCGTCCTCTGACGAAATGGAAGATACTCAAAATCCTCACCCATTATGTCTTTGAATACACGGGCATTGGTGGTTTTATTGCCGCCGGCGACCCGGTCGCACACACGTTCCATATCATCTTCCGAAATACCAATATTCACACCGTTTTTCTTCCAGCACAACCGGTATATCCGCTCTGTGTCCACCAGCACGCCGTCCATATCAAACACTACTGCTTTATACATTCACCGTCTCCTGTGATCTTATTTATGCTGCACTTTTCTTCTTTCTCTTTCTGCCTGCTATTATGACAAATATCAGCAGTGCTACGAGAAGGATCGCTGCTATTATTATCAGTATCAAAGCGACTGATGAGATCTTCTCGCTGAGCTTGAATGTGAATACAGCTCCAGTCTTTTCATCAACCGTGGATGAGATATTTCCAGCCTTATCTGTAGCTGTTACTTCTATTGTATATGAATCATACTCCTCCACATGCATCTTGTACTGATTGTTGCTCTTGTACTGAGCAGGATCGATGGTATTGCCGTTTATCACGATCGATGTGATCTCATCTTCCTCGTTCTCAAGTCCGATCGTCATGTCAAATGGCTCTCTGACTGTCTCGCCATCCTCCACACCGCTTATTATGATTCTCGGTGCGGTTCCATCATATGTAAATCCAAACTCCTGGCTGGTCTCGTGTCCAACCTCATCAGTTGCCTTTAATGTTATCTTGTGGTATCCGTCTTCCATGTCCGAGAAATCGATGAAATCGACTCCATCCATCTTGACATTTACATCGAATACCGATGTATCGTTTACATTCCAAAGTGCATCGTATCCTGAGTTCAGGATATCCGCAAAATCATCTGCATTGAGAAGTACGCTTCCATCCTCACCTGCAGTTGACTTAGCCATGAGGCTGAGAAGCTTTGATGTGGACTCTATCGTAGGTGCTGTGTTGTCCACGGTGAATACGATGTTGTAATCATCCGTCTTATTTCCAAGCTCATCCTGGGCTGTGACTGTTATCTCGTATACACCATCCTCATCAAATCTCTGACTTCCTGTACTCACAGCTGATGAGTTGCTGTAATTTGTGAAGCTCGATGCTGATATATCCTTGCCATCCTTGTTAACTGTTATCTTGACATTGTTTGTTCTGAAGAATGTCTCCTCAACTGACAGTGACATGTCAACGTAGTTTGGATCAAGCATATCTGTGCTTCCCACTGCATCGTAGCTCTTTATCGTCTTGCTGTTCTTATCAGATACAGACATCTTGATGACAGGTGCCTTTGAGTCTATCTTGAAAGTCTTTGTGGCACTGGCTGCAACATTTCCTGCAAGATCCTTAGCATTTGCAGTGATCGTATACTCACCATCCTCTGTGAAGCTGTAGGATGCTGTGTGTGGATTGCCGCCTGAGAAGCTTCCCGCTGTGAGCTCTGCAATATTTGATGCTCCTGTTCCATCTGTCTTCTTTGTTATCGACACCTTTATATCTGACGCACCAAGACTTCTGCCTTCATAGTCAAATGAGAATGCCTCGTCCACGCTGATAGTTGCTGTGCCTGTTGTCGTCTGTTTGTCATTTACACCACTTATCGTGATGACTGGTGCAGTCCTGTCGATCCTGAACTTTGATATCTGCGCATCTGACTTATTGCCAGCCTTATCCTCTGCTGATACAGTAACCACATAGTCTCCCTCATCAGCAAATGTGCAATTCTTGGTGAAGTCTGTGCCGGTCCACGTTCCGTTTTCAAGGTCTGCGTCATATACCTTGCTGCCATTTGCATCTGTTCTGACAACATGGACTGTATATTTTGATCCCTCCATGTTATCTCTAAGTGTCACAGGAAGAGTTACATTTCCTGTATTCAGAGGCTGAACCGTGCCAAGCTGTACTGTAGGCTTTGTCTTATCGATAACAAACTTTGTTCCGACTGTCGATGAATTTCCGGCAGCATCTGTAACCTTTATGGTAAGGTCGTAGCTTCCCTCATCTCTGTATGTCGGACTGTACATATATTCATTGAACTCAAACTTCTCTGTCCGTTCAGGGGCGGTTCCATTTGCATCAGTTATTGTAAGTGTATGCTTTCTGTTAAACTGCTCCAATATGCTGATATCAAATGACACATTCTCTTTGTAGTAACCGTCATTCTTTGACTCCGGCTTTGGCGAGATCTTGACCTCCGGCTTTGTCTTATCGATATAATATCTGTTCTTTGCAAGATCCACTTTGTCCATAACAGCATTTCCGGCCTTATCGTTACCCTTGACCTCGACTCTGTAGACCGATGCCGCTCCGCCGACCGGCTTGAGATTCATGGACGCCTTTATCGTCTCATTATTCACTCTTTTGAGCGATCCGATCATCGTTCCGCTTGCACCGTCATACGTTCTGTAATATACAGTGGCAGTGACATCACTGCTAACTATCCTGTATGAGTCATGTACAGTAACTTCTATAGTCTGGCCGCTGTTATCCTTTGCAGATGGATCTGTAACCTTCTCTGTGTACTCAACTACCGGATTCTCCCTGTCTATCACAAACCTGACATTTGCTGAGTCGCTTACATTTCCGGCGGCATCGTATGCGTAAATATCGATGTCATATTTTCCGTCTTCTTTAAATGTATAGCTTGTCTCTGTGCCCTTAAGACGGAATGTGCTGATCTCATGCTCTGTCTGATCTACCTTTCCGGTCGTCTTGTTGTAAACACATACCGTTCTGGTTCCTTCTATCTCAATATACTTGACGTCCTCTTTATCCTTGGCAGTCCAAGCAACTTTAACCTTCTTATTATTATAAGGTGTCACCTCCGCTGCTGTCATATTTGGTGCCGTGGTATCATACACCAGTGAATAACTTGCAGTCTTTGTGACATCAGTACCATGATTACGCACGGTCATCTTGAACTTGTAATGTCCCTGCATATCTTCCTTCTTGGTATTTGATATCACATATGTGAATATGACTGTTCCATTCTTCTGATTTGATATGCTCAAATGCTTATCTGAATTGATAACTTTACCATCAACTTCTACCTGCACATCAACATCATCAGTTGTCAGACAAAATCCCTCTGCAGTTCCGGTAACCACTACCTTGTCAGCAGAAACATATTTACCACTCTTTATCTCCTCAGCGTCGGCCTCTGCTGAGATCTCAGCAGAGAAATCTGATTTGTTCACAAATACAGGTACGCTCTCGGTCGTTTTGTTTCCGGCATGATCATAGATCGTTATCTCCAGCGCGTACTCTCCACTCTCCACGGCATTGCTCATTGTGACATGTCCTTTGCCTGCCTCATCCCTGTTGACCTTAAGTGTATAGGATATTGCTGAGTTGAACAGTACTGCAGTCGTAGCGCTCTCATCTACACCTGATGTTGCATCCTCCCATGCCACATCAATCTTATCTGTGCTTTTCGACAACGAATAGTACTTCTTTGAACCGACCTTTACCTTAGGGGCGTCTGATGATAACTTCAGAACCGGTGCTGTATTGTCTATATACACATCGAGATCCTTTGTGCCATCATTGCCAATATAATCCTTTGCGCCAAATGTCAGCTTGTACTGACCATCTTCAAGGGCTATGCTGCCCGCATCTATACCTGGATGAGCCGTTCCTGTTATTCCTATCTTTGCATTCTTGCTGAATACGTTCAGATCCTGCGCAATCACTGTCTCTGCGCCGCCATTTTTATAGTACATCTTGTCTATATAAGCATAATCATCATTTGCCGACATAACAAATGACATCGACTTTACCCAGTTGTTATCATCTTTTGCCTTATACCCTTCGCCTCTGATCTGTGTCATCTTGGTGAAATCGATTGTCGGTGACTGATCGCTGACAAATACTATATGATTTTCCAGATCTGTATAGCATGATCTGTTGTCGAATTCATCCTTTACACAGATAGCCATCTTTGTAAGTGACTTCTTATCCAGTGAATTCACTGGGATCACAAATTCTGCCACGTATTTGCCCTGTGCATTCTTTGTGACTTCGCATATGGTCTCCGGCGAATCCACTGTGTTATCATCTGAAAGAAATCTGTAACAAAGCTGAGCGCCAACAACCACCGTCGAATCACCGTCTCCGGCTGTAGACATATTTATCTCAGCCTGAACTGTCATAGTCTCAGGTGAAACTATGAATTCCATATTGTTGATCAATTTCTTCTGCGCCTTGTTGTTTGAACTGCTCAGATTTATCTTGCTGATCGATGGAGCGCCATTCAGCTTTTTTATAACAAGTGGCTGTGTGTCAGCACTTACATTTCCTGCCTTGTCATATACTCTGAATATGTATTCTCCAGTCTCGTCTGGGACACCGAACGTATACTTTCCATCTGTTTCCTCAATCTCAGTCTCTGTGGTCTCGCCCTTTTTCAGATATACGACCTTTGCCACTCCTGTGTCCGTCTCCTCTGTACCATCATCTACTGTGATGGTAAACTGAGGCAATGCCACTCCATCCTCAGTCACATCGAGAAGATAATATCCATCCTTCACGATCATGTTGCCGCTGTTTGATGTCAGCTCTACAC
This sequence is a window from Coprococcus eutactus. Protein-coding genes within it:
- a CDS encoding Ig-like domain-containing protein codes for the protein MKKILHNKSLLHRLIALVMSVVMVLTLVAIDSKVHLFAEEEIKTVDITDLLKGDETDMLFGSKEITKYKFASKPVDDVDLSKIVYKSYTGDDPEEKLPTSTDVTKYNSIGTEEAFTNDNKVSKYAFYYVEYNDDGEIENIKFMGKLRAVYDNKNPEIESVELTSNSGNMIVKDGYYLLDVTEDGVALPQFTITVDDGTEETDTGVAKVVYLKKGETTETEIEETDGKYTFGVPDETGEYIFRVYDKAGNVSADTQPLVIKKLNGAPSISKINLSSSNNKAQKKLINNMEFIVSPETMTVQAEINMSTAGDGDSTVVVGAQLCYRFLSDDNTVDSPETICEVTKNAQGKYVAEFVIPVNSLDKKSLTKMAICVKDEFDNRSCYTDLENHIVFVSDQSPTIDFTKMTQIRGEGYKAKDDNNWVKSMSFVMSANDDYAYIDKMYYKNGGAETVIAQDLNVFSKNAKIGITGTAHPGIDAGSIALEDGQYKLTFGAKDYIGNDGTKDLDVYIDNTAPVLKLSSDAPKVKVGSKKYYSLSKSTDKIDVAWEDATSGVDESATTAVLFNSAISYTLKVNRDEAGKGHVTMSNAVESGEYALEITIYDHAGNKTTESVPVFVNKSDFSAEISAEADAEEIKSGKYVSADKVVVTGTAEGFCLTTDDVDVQVEVDGKVINSDKHLSISNQKNGTVIFTYVISNTKKEDMQGHYKFKMTVRNHGTDVTKTASYSLVYDTTAPNMTAAEVTPYNNKKVKVAWTAKDKEDVKYIEIEGTRTVCVYNKTTGKVDQTEHEISTFRLKGTETSYTFKEDGKYDIDIYAYDAAGNVSDSANVRFVIDRENPVVEYTEKVTDPSAKDNSGQTIEVTVHDSYRIVSSDVTATVYYRTYDGASGTMIGSLKRVNNETIKASMNLKPVGGAASVYRVEVKGNDKAGNAVMDKVDLAKNRYYIDKTKPEVKISPKPESKNDGYYKENVSFDISILEQFNRKHTLTITDANGTAPERTEKFEFNEYMYSPTYRDEGSYDLTIKVTDAAGNSSTVGTKFVIDKTKPTVQLGTVQPLNTGNVTLPVTLRDNMEGSKYTVHVVRTDANGSKVYDADLENGTWTGTDFTKNCTFADEGDYVVTVSAEDKAGNKSDAQISKFRIDRTAPVITISGVNDKQTTTGTATISVDEAFSFDYEGRSLGASDIKVSITKKTDGTGASNIAELTAGSFSGGNPHTASYSFTEDGEYTITANAKDLAGNVAASATKTFKIDSKAPVIKMSVSDKNSKTIKSYDAVGSTDMLDPNYVDMSLSVEETFFRTNNVKITVNKDGKDISASSFTNYSNSSAVSTGSQRFDEDGVYEITVTAQDELGNKTDDYNIVFTVDNTAPTIESTSKLLSLMAKSTAGEDGSVLLNADDFADILNSGYDALWNVNDTSVFDVNVKMDGVDFIDFSDMEDGYHKITLKATDEVGHETSQEFGFTYDGTAPRIIISGVEDGETVREPFDMTIGLENEEDEITSIVINGNTIDPAQYKSNNQYKMHVEEYDSYTIEVTATDKAGNISSTVDEKTGAVFTFKLSEKISSVALILIIIAAILLVALLIFVIIAGRKRKKKSAA
- a CDS encoding HAD family hydrolase; translated protein: MYKAVVFDMDGVLVDTERIYRLCWKKNGVNIGISEDDMERVCDRVAGGNKTTNARVFKDIMGEDFEYLPFRQRTMDLFDEYVAEHGIDIKDHVAETLGFLKDRAVRIALATSTGRERAMQRLSDVGILDFFDEMVCGDEIVKGKPDPDIYIRACEKLGVSPAEAVAVEDSVNGVISADTAGLYTVMVVDLIKPNDITEQHADQTFYDIKDICSLF